The genomic interval TGGGGAGtgccccaactgtgggagacaCTATTAAACATGTACCACAATCCAAACTAAAAGTCCCTGCTCGAACCGGGAGGCACatgttctcccaacaaaggcgacttccctgcgactcgaactggggagcaaacccaATCAAGGCACTTAAGGGAACTCCATTaccagtggagccaacactttgttggtacTAAGTTTGGAATTTAGTTTGTAGTAAggtagcatttttttttaagtctgAAATCAGAATGAATCTGAATTTTTCAGAAGTCTGAATGGatctaaattagaaaatttaaatgaaatgtttagatttcttgtttttaatatttgattataaatgacatcttatttatttttataacaaaaaaaggtCTTAAACTTGGttctttgatatttatatCCTCAtagattaaaacaaaaaaggattAAATCTTATAGTTGAggaaataaactattttataaagatatttttgtaatataatatttatttttcattcaaacattttccattcaaataaaagatataaaaagttattttttctattcaaatataaatgtcTGAAAATCAGACATAtatcacaaaaacaaataagaaactGCTAAAGTTTAATAAACAATCTCTAAGTTATATTTTCTCGTGTATTGATAAGAGTAAATGCATATGACATTTGCTAAAGGAAACTCAAAAAGGttttaagctttttttttttttttgaccacgaggtatcctggagagggccccaactgtaggaggcacctttaagcccgtaccatAACCCAAactagaagtccccgctcgaaccAAGAGGCACaagttctcccaacaaatgcgacttccctgcgactcgaactggggagcaaacccaatcaagccacttaaggggactcaATTGCCaatggagccaacactttgttggtaaAGGTTTTAAGCTTTTAACATTACTTTCAAAGGCCATTCTGCAGCTCCGTTAGTTCATCATATCACACGGCTTCATAATGTCTATAGATTGAATTGAGTTTCTTGTTTCTCCAACTCAAATTTTTAGTCTCCTTTATGATAGGGTTGTGGTGGCAGGGATAAAACATTGCGCTCTATCTTAAAGAATATTTAGTTATCAATATCTAAGGAGATTGAGGAGAAAAATTTATCTCAAAatgacaagaagaagaaaaaataaaagtacatCGGAGGTACATCGTTcataaagaatttaaaaatcatagagCTTCAACAATATATAGTAGCCGTGCAGTTTATGCTCCTTTTTGTGATATATATGGCTTATtacattcataaaaaattgttCCGTTACATTTTTTCCATTGggatttaaggaaaaaaaattctgaaaacaGCTCTTGAATTGGAATTaagagagataaaagaaacaacTCAAGCTTTGAGGCAAACAAAGAATATGATCGTCACGTAAATAATTTGGTATTCTAGGAAACtatgtatataattttagTGATTAGAAAATCTTGTTCAAAGAGCGTTACAACTGAAAACTGTGAGAAATAATCAGTTGTACTGTCAAAGTTGagttacaaatattttaaatattttgataatggTAACAGAATTAGTACCAAAAAGCTAAAGCAAATGGAGCCTTAGCATACCACCCATAGAAATAGCAACTCTCCTTGAATATCCATGCTGCTGACATTCATATAAATAACAATCAAAGTACACAGAATTGCGAGAAAAATTGAGTTCAAGAAAACCGACCTCTACTAAAGTACACTCTAACTAACTTATTATAAATGCCAATTAATGTCAGCTACCATTAACTAATCGAATcacaaaatgaaaagagtTAGAAGTTCGTAAAACAATTGTCTTCCGAAGGGAGATCACTAAACGGCAGATATCCGAACTCTTCAGGCTTCATAGGGCTCTCCCACGTAGGATTATGATGAAGCATTTGCTGAAACCCCAACTGAGGGACTAAAGGAAGCCAATTCTGAGAATTACCCTGATGACCATCCTGAAAATTAGCATATGGACTCTGACAAGATAAAAGGACATTATCATATGCGCTGAAGAATCTTCCCTGGTTGTAGTAATCAGGCACATCAAAGATTCCAAGGCCTTCAGGCTTGAAAATTTCTGTTTTGGGCAGCATTTTAGCCTTTTCGTCAACTGAAATTTGTTCACTATCTTGAGATTGAGTTGCAACTTCGCTTCTTGATTGTTGATCCTCCTCTGAATTCTCTCGTTTTCGAGTAGAAGCTTTCGCTGACTGCTTTGTTTTCTTATAGATCCTACAGAGAACCCAGTCATCTAACTGCAAGGGACATGTATGCAGCAGAAATTAGtcaaataaaaccaaaaaaaagaataaaataaaaatgaatttggacAACAAGGAAAATCATTCTACCCTCATATCATTTCGGCCTTTTTGTTTCTGTGGTGGATTATTCACTATGTATTCATGCATGATCCAGTTAGTCTTATCACCCTTTGGAGCTTTTCCCTTGTAGAAGACCAATGCCTTCTTGAATCCAACCAAACTGTCATTGTGCTTAACAGGTTTATCTGCTCCTGTGGCCTTCCAGTACCCATCTGCAGCAGCTCGATTGGGTCTTAGACCATTTCGATACTTTCTATCTCTTGGTGTAAAGAAATACCATTCCATTTCACCAAGTGACTTGTACCTTTCTGTAAATCATTGCATCAATGGAcagaataaaagaaatttcataAAGATATCATGAAGAAAATATAGACAAACTAATACGAAAGAAAGAccatattataaatgttttgaatATAAGgggattaaattttatatgctGATTTACAATACCATCTAAATCTAAAATCATATCTGATGTAAAATCCCATCACATTAAAACATACactgtaatattatatttgtaatggCATAAACATCTATCATGAAAAAGAGTAGAGAAACCACAACTATTCAAAGCCAAAGCAAAGAttacaaaatttgaataatgaaGAGGAACTACACCATTTTAACTAACGAGACTCAGAAAATTTCCATTCTAATGAATAATAATCTCGAGAAATAAGCAATaaacagattttttttaaaaaaaaattaatcatatatgaTGCGTGCCAATAAAACAACATACAACacagaaattaagaaaataagaaattaaaagtgtcttttttttccctcctaACCTGTAAGTGTGTTAGGATTAAACCTATACAACTCCACCACCTTGATCTGGTTTGGTGGCAATGGCTGATTCAGTATCTTCCTCCGCAAGTAATAAACCACAAGTTCTCCATCGTGGGGTTTGAATCGGTAACCAGGTGGGAATGAATCAAAATAAGAATCATCAGCGATCAGATGATGACCAGTACTCTTCACAGGATGCCGTACAAGTGAAGCATCGTCACTTTGCTTTTTAGGGCTTTCTCCATTAGGGTTTTCTCCACAAGGGTTTTGACCATTAGGGTTTTTCCCTTCAACCCCCAGCTGCTCCTTCTGTTTTTGGTCCTTCATGCAGGACTTAGGAAAATGATGCAGATGAAAAATGAACCAAATAGAAGTGATAGCTAGCTACTTTGTTCGTTGTGATAAGATTTATGTGACTTCATACAAATATTTTGGGATATCAGGTAGCTATTATttctaatttgattaattgaagttttacttttgtgtttatcaaataagtGTAAAGTTATCTTTTTGCCACGTGTAAATGATGCTGGCGCCTAAGATGTCGGGGAAACGTGGCGGTGAATTTCAGTTGATGGAGCTAATTTGGAGGAGTCAATATCTGTCAACACATTTAAAGGTAAagtttaatttcaaaacattAAAAAGAGGCAAGTTTGGGATTGAGTTGCTACAaaagttattaatattaattattactgtgtaaatgtttgataaaaatattagctGTTAagttaattatgtaaatatgaCAGCTCAAACTATTCCGAAATTGTTTTGCTCTTTATATTCATATCATCTTGCTAAAACTTTACTATCATTTAACAGTAATTAACGATGAGCACCATTGAATTTAGTTAGATCAAATTGTAGGCTAAATTGAAGTTCtcaaaattcatataaacAGATTATATCTAGACACAATATGTAAAAAGCTAGCGTGGTTGTGCAACTCAAGATCCAATTGAAGTCAAAGGTTTCAATTTATAAGATTCATTATGTCTCCTCATGAATCATGACCAAGTaaataattcttcttttttagttaaaattttcgTATTGTCAAGATTACTAGAAAGAAAAgtgaagaaatatatatatatatattaagacTTGTTGTTTTAATCTTAAGATAATCATGTTTACTCTCCGCGATTATAAAAGTCAATAAGTAGCACTAACATGAAGGAAGTAAAGATCTCAAGGGCGTTGTTGAATAGTTTAAAGATTGGGACCAATTAATAACAGGCATAAACTTggatttaattcaaataatatgtGGGCTCCCGAACCCACGTGGGCCAGTCAATTTATAAAGGACTAGGATCATCTCCTGATCTGATCTTTATCTGagcaaattatattaatatgattggtgattaataaattaaaaagaaaaagtagttaaatcataataatccactaacattaaaatataaatggcacaagatttgtaaaatattaggaGTGCTCAGATCAGAAGAGTATCATGGTCCATTTAGAAAACTTTAGAATCGTTTAAACATTGGGTGAGACTATTGGCACACCTGTTAATCCTCTTAAAACCCTTATTCcaacaaaattacaattaaagataaatataaataaaattaatcgcacttatatttttctctctcttgaatctatttttaaaaaataaaatttgagagtATAATCAACTCTTAAAAATAACATCTGGTAATATCTTGAACATCTTTAAACACTAATTAAATCCTCATTTAATTACCGAACTTAAAACTTATACCTAAGTTGAATCATTTTATTGTAGCTCAAGAATAACTAATAGAGCTCAGTTCTATTTCCTTTATGACccataactaattaaatcacatTTGCTTCTGCTTATTTATcttacatttttttagtttggtctatataattgatttgcacaaactcaaaatattagtattttctttttctttcttttttcatgttagttactattatttttttggagttaacattttttgaattttattgagAGAAGGTTTGGAAAAAGgggtttattaaaaaaagattttttagcATCAAATAGAATATATAATAGACTCTAGTCAAATTAATACTCGATAAATTGATAACCTCAActaaataatagtttttgtCAATTTCGAATTGGAGCTAATgtggtaaattaataaattgataaatatattagataataaatttaaaaaatttatttttgtataggacccaattaataattaattaatttgaaagtaaatatatatgatatgtttatgattttctttgttgtaTTGGCATAATATTTTACGCATTTCATtggtcaaaattattttctttacacCTTTCAGATGAGAAGCCATTGTTGTATTCTATGTGTTATGTTAACATAAGTAAGATAGAGATAAGTTTAATATATTGCCTCAGAAAAGTCTTCTCTAATGAGTTGCAAAGTAATCGTGATCTAGCCAAGTGACTGATTCACTCAgtcaaaatcaaatcagaattgTATCATACAGATACAGTTTGATAGAATCACTATATTATCGAATTATACTATTCCTAAActtcataaaaatttctattatgaacgtgatattatttttataaattaataattattaatttatcgatataTTAATATTCACTAAATTAATAGACTTTCCATGATCCAAATATTactaatttatcaaatatttattgtaaataaaaaaaaggatttgaaGGGGCGCCAATGGCTCAACTCTTAGACATGAATTGCAAGTATAAAagctaattattttctttatttgcttaaacttttttcttttggtagTCCATGAGTAGGTGTCAAATTGGTAAGATTAATTACACATACTCTAATTATCTTAAGGTGGTAGTACTCCTAATTATTGTATCactttttttgaatttatgaGAAGGATTAGTTAAACATTTCACCCAAAAAGTTAAGCTATTAAGTAAAGATTTAACATTATTAGTAAAGAAaagtttaaagttttaataacTTTTCCTCACATGAAGTCCATGCGTGCATAATCTATTTTAGACATAAAGACATAGTAAGAAATAGATGTCTACAGTTAAACTATCATGATTGTTGTCAACTATTTTTTGGTGTAACAATTGATATCTCTCcatcttttttgctttttttcttttctttttttcacatCGAGCATTTGAATCTTCCCATATGTATTATAAGAGTAAAATCTGTTTCAATTTAAGAATAACCCTCTTATTTTTAGGGATGTTCGAGAATCGAATTTTGCGGATTGAACATCAATTTATATCTGATTTATGATTTTGGAGATTATAagttttcaatccaatccaattcaCGTATTGCcgaaattcaatccaaatttaGTCTATACGTCAACAGATCGGATGCGAATTTGACCCAATCCATATCTAATCCACCATtttacaaattgattttgcagactaaatatttttaattttgtccaatccacataaaataaaaaaattaatatataaataattttactactgaccaaattcaaaaatcaataagatttaatcaaattatttattaaaaaaactagaaaatacattcaaaatttcaaaatttcaaaatattcaaatatagcacacctaaaagaaaaaatatcatttgtttaaatacattaaaattaactaaaattatgaaaattaactatttagaaaactatatttgtttatttaattatttttattttatattattattggataagatataatatggtgttaatgtaattatattttaacttatttatttattagtaagcACTAATGCCgcatttataagtttttttttaattaaataagtttttttttttttttttgcggatCGTGGATTTTTGTAGATTATAGAAGTAAATCTATATTCAATTCACCAACTatagatttttcaattttcaatctaaTCCAATGCATCAATTCacagattaaatttttattgatcaaatttttaaggatcaaacaaattgaattttgaacaCTACTACACATTTTCTTAAGCATATTTTGGGACTATTCTAAGTACGGAAACTGCTCCAAAGTCATCCTATTCACATAGGGTTGAGCCCATCCGGTCAGTAGATGCGGAAACTATGTAGACTGTAGAGTGGTCAAAAGGCACCCATCAGCCAAAATTTCAACGTGTTAATAAACCATGCTTAGGGCTGTCACTTGTGTGACATGCATAAATCCGCATTTTCGCAGTTTCTTTTCACTAATTTCAGTCTTTGCCATCTGTTTCCCGCTCTTGCTCTTTGCCCCACAAGTGCTAGCCTAATCCTTGACTCTAACTCTTCCCCATCATCTATCTTatctcttaaaattttcatttttctttttccaaatggCAAATcgcttctttcttttcgtctctataaaaatccaaaactataacaaaattttaaatatcgCACAATGGCTGCGGCTAAATCACTAGTAGTGCTGATAATGCTGTCTGCTTTATTATCTAACTCTTTTGTGTTAGTTTTACCAGCTAGTAATTTTTATCAAGATTTTGACATCATATGGGGAATTGACAAGGTCAGGAT from Citrus sinensis cultivar Valencia sweet orange chromosome 9, DVS_A1.0, whole genome shotgun sequence carries:
- the LOC112497912 gene encoding NAC transcription factor 29-like — translated: MKDQKQKEQLGVEGKNPNGQNPCGENPNGESPKKQSDDASLVRHPVKSTGHHLIADDSYFDSFPPGYRFKPHDGELVVYYLRRKILNQPLPPNQIKVVELYRFNPNTLTERYKSLGEMEWYFFTPRDRKYRNGLRPNRAAADGYWKATGADKPVKHNDSLVGFKKALVFYKGKAPKGDKTNWIMHEYIVNNPPQKQKGRNDMRLDDWVLCRIYKKTKQSAKASTRKRENSEEDQQSRSEVATQSQDSEQISVDEKAKMLPKTEIFKPEGLGIFDVPDYYNQGRFFSAYDNVLLSCQSPYANFQDGHQGNSQNWLPLVPQLGFQQMLHHNPTWESPMKPEEFGYLPFSDLPSEDNCFTNF